A genomic stretch from Musa acuminata AAA Group cultivar baxijiao unplaced genomic scaffold, Cavendish_Baxijiao_AAA HiC_scaffold_1138, whole genome shotgun sequence includes:
- the LOC135671204 gene encoding cell division cycle 20.2, cofactor of APC complex-like isoform X2, with protein MDMDYARFALTMPSRPQRDGSRESPSSVAYQKLLDECILKNRSRIFAFKSAPEAPASMLPQFDEPIRPQKKQQRRIPREPERVLDAHGMLDEDGLNLLDWGSNNMLAIGLDDTVCLWDDANKSTKVLLQAVEDSGPITSISWSPDSTVLAVALGNSVLALVDPATGQDVNVTEEDENQTPVLSLAWRSNSILTVGRSDGTVVDYDFRKDDTSICFYNGHRRGVCSLKWSALSGRYLASGGHDKLVHIWDACMPVSHHHPRRHQWLHRISSHTSIVKALDWCPTRSNLLASGGGRNDHCIKFWNTVNGSCLKSIDAGSEVCALLWDKNKSELLTSHGSPKNQLTLWNYPSMTRVAELSGHSSRVHFLAGSPLGGVVASAAADETLRFWNIFETPKTTKPELPFARFSVIR; from the coding sequence ATGGACATGGACTACGCACGCTTTGCCCTAACCATGCCTTCGCGACCGCAGCGTGATGGTTCGAGAGAATCCCCATCGAGCGTGGCGTACCAAAAGCTTCTTGATGAGTGCATTTTGAAGAACAGGTCTCGTATCTTCGCTTTCAAGAGTGCACCCGAAGCGCCGGCCAGCATGCTGCCCCAATTTGACGAGCCCATTCGGCCGCAGAAGAAGCAGCAGAGGCGAATCCCTAGAGAACCAGAGAGGGTTTTGGATGCCCACGGCATGTTGGACGAAGATGGTTTGAATCTCCTTGACTGGGGAAGCAATAATATGTTGGCGATTGGCCTCGACGACACAGTGTGCCTCTGGGATGATGCAAACAAGTCGACTAAGGTGCTTCTACAAGCCGTAGAAGACAGCGGACCTATCACTAGCATCAGCTGGTCGCCGGATAGCACAGTTCTTGCTGTCGCATTAGGCAATTCAGTTTTAGCCTTGGTTGATCCGGCAACAGGACAAGATGTGAATGTGACGGAAGAAGATGAGAACCAGACCCCTGTGTTGTCACTTGCCTGGAGAAGTAATTCAATCTTGACGGTTGGAAGATCTGATGGCACTGTTGTTGATTATGACTTTAGAAAGGATGATACGTCCATCTGTTTCTATAATGGGCATCGGCGTGGAGTTTGCAGTCTTAAATGGTCTGCGTTGTCGGGGCGATATTTGGCTAGTGGAGGGCATGACAAACTAGTGCACATATGGGATGCCTGCATGCCGGTCTCACATCACCATCCACGCCGACATCAGTGGCTTCACCGCATTAGCAGCCACACTTCCATTGTGAAGGCCCTTGACTGGTGCCCAACTCGGAGCAACCtgctggcttctggtggaggTCGCAATGATCATTGCATTAAGTTTTGGAACACTGTTAATGGTTCTTGCTTGAAATCGATCGATGCTGGCTCTGAAGTTTGTGCATTGTTGTGGGACAAGAACAAATCCGAATTACTAACCTCCCATGGTTCGCCGAAGAATCAACTCACCCTATGGAATTACCCATCCATGACGAGAGTGGCTGAGCTTTCCGGTCATTCATCCCGGGTTCATTTCTTGGCTGGGAGCCCATTGGGaggtgtagtagcttctgcagCAGCAGATGAAACACTCAGGTTTTGGAATATCTTTGAGACTCCCAAAACAACAAAACCTGAATTGCCCTTTGCCCGATTTAGTGTCATAAGATGA
- the LOC135671204 gene encoding cell division cycle 20.2, cofactor of APC complex-like isoform X1, translating into MASSRSRRVEYDRFIPFRSAMDMDYARFALTMPSRPQRDGSRESPSSVAYQKLLDECILKNRSRIFAFKSAPEAPASMLPQFDEPIRPQKKQQRRIPREPERVLDAHGMLDEDGLNLLDWGSNNMLAIGLDDTVCLWDDANKSTKVLLQAVEDSGPITSISWSPDSTVLAVALGNSVLALVDPATGQDVNVTEEDENQTPVLSLAWRSNSILTVGRSDGTVVDYDFRKDDTSICFYNGHRRGVCSLKWSALSGRYLASGGHDKLVHIWDACMPVSHHHPRRHQWLHRISSHTSIVKALDWCPTRSNLLASGGGRNDHCIKFWNTVNGSCLKSIDAGSEVCALLWDKNKSELLTSHGSPKNQLTLWNYPSMTRVAELSGHSSRVHFLAGSPLGGVVASAAADETLRFWNIFETPKTTKPELPFARFSVIR; encoded by the coding sequence ATGGCTTCTTCTCGTTCTAGGCGTGTGGAGTACGACCGCTTCATCCCGTTCCGGTCGGCGATGGACATGGACTACGCACGCTTTGCCCTAACCATGCCTTCGCGACCGCAGCGTGATGGTTCGAGAGAATCCCCATCGAGCGTGGCGTACCAAAAGCTTCTTGATGAGTGCATTTTGAAGAACAGGTCTCGTATCTTCGCTTTCAAGAGTGCACCCGAAGCGCCGGCCAGCATGCTGCCCCAATTTGACGAGCCCATTCGGCCGCAGAAGAAGCAGCAGAGGCGAATCCCTAGAGAACCAGAGAGGGTTTTGGATGCCCACGGCATGTTGGACGAAGATGGTTTGAATCTCCTTGACTGGGGAAGCAATAATATGTTGGCGATTGGCCTCGACGACACAGTGTGCCTCTGGGATGATGCAAACAAGTCGACTAAGGTGCTTCTACAAGCCGTAGAAGACAGCGGACCTATCACTAGCATCAGCTGGTCGCCGGATAGCACAGTTCTTGCTGTCGCATTAGGCAATTCAGTTTTAGCCTTGGTTGATCCGGCAACAGGACAAGATGTGAATGTGACGGAAGAAGATGAGAACCAGACCCCTGTGTTGTCACTTGCCTGGAGAAGTAATTCAATCTTGACGGTTGGAAGATCTGATGGCACTGTTGTTGATTATGACTTTAGAAAGGATGATACGTCCATCTGTTTCTATAATGGGCATCGGCGTGGAGTTTGCAGTCTTAAATGGTCTGCGTTGTCGGGGCGATATTTGGCTAGTGGAGGGCATGACAAACTAGTGCACATATGGGATGCCTGCATGCCGGTCTCACATCACCATCCACGCCGACATCAGTGGCTTCACCGCATTAGCAGCCACACTTCCATTGTGAAGGCCCTTGACTGGTGCCCAACTCGGAGCAACCtgctggcttctggtggaggTCGCAATGATCATTGCATTAAGTTTTGGAACACTGTTAATGGTTCTTGCTTGAAATCGATCGATGCTGGCTCTGAAGTTTGTGCATTGTTGTGGGACAAGAACAAATCCGAATTACTAACCTCCCATGGTTCGCCGAAGAATCAACTCACCCTATGGAATTACCCATCCATGACGAGAGTGGCTGAGCTTTCCGGTCATTCATCCCGGGTTCATTTCTTGGCTGGGAGCCCATTGGGaggtgtagtagcttctgcagCAGCAGATGAAACACTCAGGTTTTGGAATATCTTTGAGACTCCCAAAACAACAAAACCTGAATTGCCCTTTGCCCGATTTAGTGTCATAAGATGA